The following nucleotide sequence is from Alkalihalobacillus sp. LMS39.
ACGGCTTTATCCGGACGAAATGTCGGCACAACTTTTGTTGTTATCGCTTCATTATTTTTTATTGTAAGATGATGTTCTAATGAATCAACGGGGTCATCCGTAGTGCCAACAACTTCAACTTTAAATTTTTGTAATAACGACTGTGTTCTAAACTCTTCCAGCTCCAGTAAGCGATTACATTGTAGCCACACTTCTTCACTCGTCTCTTCACTTAGGAGTACGTCCAGATTAAAATAACGCTTTAGCTCCATATGTGTCCAATGATACAAGGGATTACCAATCGTATGAGGAACCACTTTTGCCCATTGTTCAAACTTATCCTTATCTGATGCATTACCTGTAATGAAATGCTCATCGACCCCAAACGTTCGCATCGCTCTCCATTTATAGTGGTCTCCTTCTAACCAAATTTCATATAAGTTTGAAAAGGAACGATTTTCGGCTATGTCTTTCGGACTTAAATGGCAATGATAATCATAAATTGGCATAGCTTTCGCAAAGTTATGATACAATTCTTTCCCAGCGCTATTGTGTAACATAAAATCTTCGTGAATAAACGATATTTTCATTGTAATCCCCCTAAATAACAACGTTGTTATTTTGTATTAAAGAAAATTAAAAAGATTGTGTCACTACTTATTATCTTACCTTAAATTTCCTTTTATTACAATCGAAAACTCCTATTCTCTGAAAAAATATGACCCTCGAACAAGATTTACAGAATGCGGTGAAAGATATCAAAACGCATTTTTATTTGTCGGAATACTAACAGAACAATTTAATGAGTCGTTTTTTTGATGAAACAACGATTCGGCTCGGCGCAAACCAAATATACAAAGCTAAATAATACTATGAGAAAAAATCTGGTTCACAAAATACAAAAAAACGCTCGACATTGTTTATAAACTCCAACAATTCCATCATACAAAACAATGATAAAAGGCTTCCGAATCCTTTTTTCGCTTGGACGACTAATTGCTCCATTTACGATTCCTTAGACAATTCTCTTCGCTTTTACTCTTGTTTTGTAACAATAGAACTCTTCTATTGGACACTTCTCTCCGATTTTACTCTTGTTTTGTCCAATAGAACCTTTCTATTGGACACTTCTCTCTGATTTTGCACTCGTTTTATCTTATAGAACCTTCCTATTAGACACTTCTTACTCAAAACCACTCTGTTTGTCCTTCATCGAACTCTATAACACTCAATTCAAACACCCTCCTTTAAAGAAACATGGGAGCGTCTTTTCGTTTCTAGAATAAGCTTTCAAAGCTTCACTGCAATATCAAAATTTTTCTTTTATTTAAAAAACAAAAGTGAGCCCCTAGTACTAAAAGAGACTCACTTCGATTTTGCTTATTCTACTACTCTAGCTCTTGCCGCTTCCCATCTACTATTTAAGTCAGTCATAATATCATCAAAGCTTTCTGAACGATTTCCAATAGCGGCTTCAATAATACGTTGCTTAAATCCAGGCTGCCATAATCCTACTTCACTTTCATTATCAATCATATCCAACCAACCTTCTTCTCCTTCTCTATGTGTTGCTTCTGAAATAAACTCCACACCTAGTTCTTGGAATGCTGATAATGTTTCAGGATAATCTTCACCTACAATTGGTGAAATTCCTCCTTGGTCAATTGCATAATTTGATTCATTAATGAACCAATCTAACCAAGCTCTTGCTGCTTCTTTGTGTTGAGAGTTAGCATTAATCCCAATGTTAAAGTCTCCTCCCACTACCGAATACACTGTACCATCTTGTTGTGTATAAGGGAATGGCATATATCCAATCGAATTAGGGTCACTAGCTAATTCCTGCACTTGCGTTATCGCCCAAGAACCAAGAACCATTGTTGCAACTTTTCCATCAGCCATCATTTGTTTCGAAGATTCCCAATCTGTTGTTAATGGGTCACTTTCAATTAAATCTTGGTTTGCTGCATCATACATAACTTTATATAAGATGTAATGTGGTTCACCTTCAGCAAACGGCGCATTAGTGTCAATTAACTGATTAGCAAATTGCTCATCCCCAGCAATAGAAAGTCGATTCGGCTCCCATTGGTCTAATGGCCATCCTGCTGAATAGTTCGTGTACAAAGGAATCGCATCTGTCTTGTCTTTAATTGCTTGCAATGCGTCAATAAACTCTTCAGGGCTTGAAGGAATATCAGTAATTCCTGCTTCCTCAAACACATCTTTATTATATAAAATTCCTTGTGCATTGACTGTAATTGGAATTCCATAAGAAACACCTTCATATGCCATATCATCAGCAAATAAATATTTCTCTAACATTTCATCTGTTTGTCCGAGCGGTTCAAAGAAATGAGGTAAATCTTCTACTGGGACATTATCAGGAATCATAAGAACATCTCCGTATTCTTTTGTACTCATACGAATATTGACTTGTCCTTGATAATCTGTAATCGCTTCAAAGCTTAACTTTACATTAGGATATATTTCATTAAATTGTTTTTCATAATCTTTGAAAACTGTATCAACAATATCTGTTCGGTGAATAAGCACCGTAATGTCACCGCTTACATCTTCTGGTTTCATTTCAGTTTCTTCTGTTTTTGTCTCTATCTCATCATTTGTCGTTGGTTCTGTCGTAGTTTGCCCTCCACACGCAGTGACAACAACTAACAAACTTGCTAGCACGATTAACAACCAGCCTTTTACTTTCATATAATTTCCCCCTAACACTCTTTTAAGTAATCGATAAATAAACAACCATTCTCAAAAATTCACTCTTCATCATATTAAAAACATATTTTCTTTATGTTGATTACCTGAATTTGAATTAATTGGAACAAAGAAAAGAAAAATTAGTAATTTTTATTTATTACAGGTAATCAGTAGATTAATAAACTTTATAAACACCTCTCATTTTATAATTATTTAACTTATCGTTTAAGTTATAAATTTATATTATAACGTTTTGTAAGCGATGTCAATTATAAAAAAATAAAAAAAGAGGAATGATTTCATCCCCCTTTTTCATCTTCTTCCTAACTTATCATTTATCCGGTTTTTTGCTTTATATTCACAACACTTTTAATCCATTTTTTTGACAACGTTCGTTTTAACCCAAAAATCACTCTAGCGATCTCTTGTGTGTTTGCTAGTAAAAAAATAATATAAATAGGGTATTGAAGATAGACACCAAGCAACGCTAATGGCAAGCCTACCAACCAAACACCAAGCAAGTCTAAATACATCACAAACTTTGTATCCCCTCCAGGTCTCAATATCCCTATATTATTAACCATGTTTAACATCCGAAACGGGATAATAAAAGCATAGACAACTAAAACCGCAACTGCATAGTTAGCTGCTTGGTCAGAAATATTGTAAAAACCTACAAACATAGGAGATATGACAAGAATAACAGAGGACACAATTATCGAAATGACGATTGTTATTTTTAAAAACTTCACACCATAATCAAACGCCTTTTTTTCCTTCCCTTCCCCAATACTATTTCCAACCATGACTGATGAAGCATCCCCTAGCCCAATAAATAAAGCCATCGATAACATCAACAACGGGTCAATGATTGTTACTGCAGCGAGTTGAGCTGTTCCCATCTGAGCATAAACCCAGAAATATGTCGTTTCTCCTAGTGTCCAAAATATATGATTTAAAATCGATGGGACCGAAACTGTAACATATCTCCTAATTAATCCAACATCTAAAATCTCTCCAATCGTTAATCTTTTAACATTAGAAAACAATTGATACTGATAAATAATAATTCCCATTAAAATCGTTTGTATAACTCTTGCTATCACTGTTGCAATTGCAGCTCCTTCAATTCCCATTTCAGGAAATCCGAAATGCCCAAATATAAAAAGGTAATTAAGCCCCGTGTTTAATGCAATCGCAAAAATACTAATATACATCGGACTTCTAACTTCACCCATCGAACGTAATAGAACAGTCATAACAATCGTTATCCCCGTAAACAAATAACTAATAGCAAGTAAGGTGATAAAATTAGAGCCTTGTTCAATCACTACACTATCTGTTGTAAAAACTCCAACAAGCTGACTTGGAAATGAGAAAACAAATAAAGTAAAAATAAAAGCGAAAAACGAGATAATCCCCATTGTGATAATCCCAATTTTACCAATCCCCACTTTATCTTTCTTCCCCCAATATTGAGCAGCAAATATACCGGCCCCACTAGCAAACCCTTGAAAAATTAAAAGTAACACAACTGTAATTTTGTTGGCCACTCCAACCGCTGCTATACTACTGGCTCCTAATTGGCCTACCATTAAAGAATCGACCATATTTAATGCAGCTGTCAAAAAAAATTGTATAGTGATCGGAATAGATAAAGCGGTCATTTGCTTATA
It contains:
- a CDS encoding ABC transporter substrate-binding protein encodes the protein MKVKGWLLIVLASLLVVVTACGGQTTTEPTTNDEIETKTEETEMKPEDVSGDITVLIHRTDIVDTVFKDYEKQFNEIYPNVKLSFEAITDYQGQVNIRMSTKEYGDVLMIPDNVPVEDLPHFFEPLGQTDEMLEKYLFADDMAYEGVSYGIPITVNAQGILYNKDVFEEAGITDIPSSPEEFIDALQAIKDKTDAIPLYTNYSAGWPLDQWEPNRLSIAGDEQFANQLIDTNAPFAEGEPHYILYKVMYDAANQDLIESDPLTTDWESSKQMMADGKVATMVLGSWAITQVQELASDPNSIGYMPFPYTQQDGTVYSVVGGDFNIGINANSQHKEAARAWLDWFINESNYAIDQGGISPIVGEDYPETLSAFQELGVEFISEATHREGEEGWLDMIDNESEVGLWQPGFKQRIIEAAIGNRSESFDDIMTDLNSRWEAARARVVE
- a CDS encoding MATE family efflux transporter → MELDQKKQFYKQMTALSIPITIQFFLTAALNMVDSLMVGQLGASSIAAVGVANKITVVLLLIFQGFASGAGIFAAQYWGKKDKVGIGKIGIITMGIISFFAFIFTLFVFSFPSQLVGVFTTDSVVIEQGSNFITLLAISYLFTGITIVMTVLLRSMGEVRSPMYISIFAIALNTGLNYLFIFGHFGFPEMGIEGAAIATVIARVIQTILMGIIIYQYQLFSNVKRLTIGEILDVGLIRRYVTVSVPSILNHIFWTLGETTYFWVYAQMGTAQLAAVTIIDPLLMLSMALFIGLGDASSVMVGNSIGEGKEKKAFDYGVKFLKITIVISIIVSSVILVISPMFVGFYNISDQAANYAVAVLVVYAFIIPFRMLNMVNNIGILRPGGDTKFVMYLDLLGVWLVGLPLALLGVYLQYPIYIIFLLANTQEIARVIFGLKRTLSKKWIKSVVNIKQKTG